In Deinococcus seoulensis, a genomic segment contains:
- a CDS encoding DUF3006 domain-containing protein has product MPTEDAPDDLMLHPSFVTVDGLEGHLARVELPDGTTEDWPLASLPPGVREGDVIRLTVHGGDLEAEIDHAQTRDRLTAAQAGMDALNAGAPTGDVEL; this is encoded by the coding sequence ATGCCCACCGAAGACGCCCCTGATGACCTGATGCTGCACCCGTCGTTCGTCACCGTGGACGGCCTCGAAGGCCACCTCGCCCGCGTGGAACTCCCGGACGGCACCACCGAGGACTGGCCCCTGGCCAGTCTGCCCCCCGGCGTCAGGGAAGGCGACGTGATCCGCCTGACCGTCCACGGCGGCGACCTCGAAGCGGAGATCGACCATGCCCAGACCCGCGACCGCCTCACGGCCGCGCAGGCGGGCATGGACGCCCTGAACGCCGGGGCACCCACCGGCGACGTGGAGCTGTGA
- a CDS encoding DUF7007 domain-containing protein, whose amino-acid sequence MRPDREEQGPLLPQEVSPWGVVTFQEEVMPGVIFVETGRHGGYHLSPAVNERIPAPVRRANGYYEQDIEAALCAYFVPFPGADPTDVQVVLETQFPEIYAGIVRGDFKR is encoded by the coding sequence GTGCGGCCTGACCGCGAGGAGCAGGGCCCCCTCCTGCCACAGGAAGTCAGTCCCTGGGGCGTGGTCACTTTCCAGGAAGAAGTGATGCCCGGCGTGATCTTCGTCGAGACCGGCCGCCACGGGGGCTACCACCTGTCTCCAGCGGTCAACGAGCGGATTCCTGCGCCCGTGCGCCGGGCCAACGGGTATTACGAGCAGGACATCGAAGCGGCCCTCTGTGCGTACTTCGTGCCGTTCCCGGGGGCCGACCCGACCGACGTGCAGGTGGTCCTCGAGACCCAGTTCCCGGAGATCTACGCGGGCATCGTGCGGGGCGACTTCAAGCGCTGA
- a CDS encoding ParB/RepB/Spo0J family partition protein — translation MTEPAHDLTHAPAPTALRLSPTAEVVQLPWTALRRSDLNPRRAFDDKALFELATDIYHKGVLQNLVVRPHPTEAGAYEVAAGERRYRAVGLLVEGLELVDDQGGPSDVLRVPEGYAVPCRVQPMTDSQLVEIAVTENFQREDVTPLEEADGFSRLVGLGMKPGEIAARSGRDVRLVEQRLTLASGLGKEARKLLTEGRINVAQAQVIAQTTGELKKHLVRLVKDNPRAYSADQLRKLTTEGRLLVSDALFDAEASGLLIVEDLWGITPAYFRDTHKAQALQLEAIEAQAQADRDSGAWAFVDVVPSEYVQNLPWREYEHYGPENLRGVLYLHSSSGQMKRHERVVRKADVQAAQKVQQAAERTQAAQNRAQTPPEDRPVKDAAHRVGQEARARVLWGQLVNDPQRCLALTVQGLFETASEVKVRVDVAPSLSIPLPEVVAVVDHWTTERPDLFQSHKEGTMVSRVSGPKLHAALMELCTDDLLGLLAYHLHDSLHHWSGTAPSVRPGELAVYVAAQTGADVRLSQEWEVTEEFLSAYTIPQLTALAATMPRDAQPGLAPGVSKKELMGRIVEMAPRLKAAGWVPDVVTFSR, via the coding sequence ATGACGGAACCTGCCCACGACCTGACCCACGCCCCAGCCCCTACCGCACTGCGCCTCTCCCCCACCGCCGAAGTGGTGCAGCTGCCCTGGACGGCCCTGCGCCGCAGCGATCTCAACCCCCGGCGCGCGTTTGACGACAAGGCCCTGTTCGAGCTGGCGACGGACATCTACCACAAGGGCGTCCTGCAGAACCTCGTGGTGCGCCCCCACCCCACCGAGGCGGGCGCCTATGAAGTCGCCGCAGGTGAGCGCCGGTACCGCGCCGTGGGCCTGCTGGTCGAAGGGCTGGAACTCGTGGACGACCAGGGCGGACCCAGCGACGTGCTGCGCGTGCCCGAAGGCTATGCGGTGCCCTGCCGCGTGCAGCCCATGACCGATTCACAACTGGTGGAGATCGCGGTCACCGAGAACTTCCAGCGCGAGGACGTGACCCCGCTGGAGGAGGCGGACGGTTTCTCCCGGCTGGTGGGCCTGGGCATGAAGCCAGGTGAAATCGCGGCGCGGAGCGGGCGGGACGTGCGGCTGGTCGAGCAGCGCCTGACGCTGGCCTCTGGCCTGGGCAAAGAGGCCCGCAAGCTGCTCACCGAGGGCAGGATCAACGTGGCGCAGGCCCAGGTGATCGCGCAGACCACGGGCGAACTGAAAAAGCATCTGGTGCGGCTGGTCAAGGACAACCCGCGCGCCTACAGCGCCGATCAGCTTCGCAAGCTGACCACCGAGGGCCGCCTGCTGGTGAGTGACGCCCTGTTCGATGCCGAGGCGTCGGGGCTGCTGATCGTCGAGGACCTGTGGGGCATTACCCCCGCGTACTTCCGGGACACGCACAAGGCCCAGGCGTTGCAGCTGGAGGCCATCGAGGCGCAGGCCCAGGCTGACCGGGACAGCGGCGCGTGGGCGTTCGTGGACGTGGTGCCCTCGGAGTACGTGCAGAACCTGCCCTGGCGCGAGTACGAGCACTACGGCCCCGAGAACCTGCGCGGTGTGCTGTACCTGCACAGTTCCAGCGGGCAGATGAAGCGTCACGAACGGGTGGTGCGGAAGGCCGACGTGCAGGCCGCACAGAAGGTCCAGCAGGCCGCTGAGCGGACCCAGGCGGCACAGAACCGCGCGCAGACGCCGCCCGAGGACCGCCCGGTGAAGGACGCCGCGCACCGGGTCGGCCAGGAGGCCCGCGCCCGCGTGCTGTGGGGCCAGCTGGTGAACGACCCCCAGCGGTGCCTCGCGCTGACCGTGCAGGGCCTGTTCGAGACGGCCAGTGAAGTCAAGGTCAGGGTGGACGTGGCCCCCAGCCTGAGTATCCCCCTGCCGGAAGTCGTGGCGGTGGTGGACCACTGGACCACCGAGCGCCCCGATCTGTTCCAGAGTCACAAGGAAGGCACGATGGTGAGCCGGGTGTCTGGCCCGAAGCTGCACGCCGCGCTGATGGAGCTGTGCACGGATGACCTGCTGGGCCTGCTGGCGTACCACCTGCACGACTCGCTGCACCACTGGTCCGGCACGGCGCCCAGCGTGCGCCCCGGCGAGCTGGCCGTGTACGTGGCGGCGCAGACGGGCGCGGACGTGCGGCTGAGCCAGGAGTGGGAGGTCACCGAGGAGTTCCTGAGCGCCTACACCATCCCGCAGCTGACGGCCCTGGCGGCGACGATGCCCAGGGATGCCCAGCCGGGCCTGGCGCCGGGGGTGAGCAAGAAGGAACTGATGGGGCGTATCGTCGAGATGGCCCCCAGGCTGAAAGCCGCCGGATGGGTGCCGGACGTGGTGACGTTCAGCCGCTAA
- a CDS encoding DUF3472 domain-containing protein, producing the protein MPNALRALSLTLLLTACGGGQTPPTGPQPDSTLPTVTLTGQGSARGEFRFQAEARDDIAVRDVRFFDNGVLIATDAAAPYEVTRTYTSADNGSHVIKAVATDSSGNSAEVSETFTVQVQPPPRPDTTNPTVTVTAQGKPDGKFSFVAQASDDVAIRDVRFFDNDKLIATDTAAPYEITPGYTPQDDGEHTIRAVATDTSGNAAEAMVTVMLQLTPRPSSFKTVTTALTGNTGALTTTSPTVKVLDQFGRPMAGVPVTWEAESGQGWVFPHASATDAQGQALADWVLGDAPQQVLTARVAGLPDVTWKGTAAPLATQANSVHLNFDTPAATAYRISIQPVKAVRDTYFAAATIQDAYFGLQRHGDGSSGILIFSVWDTTGPATVIRPGNGTYCLDFGNEGTGKSCRLPLQWSLGERFTFEVTVTPVGNDADLTVIVTRGNGQRIDLGTIRHTGAVKLNHAYSFTEDYGPASASCLATGERLTRISPLEALVNGQWQTFKTGRFTSYYPRTRCGNIYFGNQEGDFLLGTGGRLVSDPKVQQVTLP; encoded by the coding sequence ATGCCCAATGCACTCCGCGCCCTCAGTCTGACCCTTCTCCTGACCGCCTGCGGAGGCGGTCAGACACCCCCAACGGGCCCGCAGCCTGACAGTACCCTTCCAACTGTTACGCTCACCGGGCAGGGATCTGCTCGTGGCGAGTTTCGATTCCAGGCGGAGGCCCGTGACGACATTGCCGTCCGGGACGTGCGGTTTTTCGATAATGGGGTGCTGATTGCGACTGACGCGGCGGCGCCGTATGAGGTCACGCGGACGTACACCAGCGCCGACAACGGGTCGCATGTCATCAAGGCCGTTGCGACCGACAGCAGTGGAAACAGTGCCGAAGTGAGCGAGACGTTCACCGTGCAGGTACAACCGCCTCCTCGCCCGGACACCACCAATCCGACGGTCACTGTCACAGCCCAAGGCAAACCGGACGGCAAGTTCTCGTTTGTTGCCCAGGCCAGTGACGATGTGGCCATTCGGGACGTGCGCTTCTTCGATAACGACAAGTTGATCGCCACGGACACAGCTGCCCCATACGAAATCACTCCGGGTTACACCCCGCAGGACGACGGCGAGCACACCATCCGGGCAGTTGCGACCGATACAAGTGGGAATGCGGCGGAAGCCATGGTGACCGTCATGCTGCAGCTCACCCCACGTCCCTCCAGCTTCAAGACGGTGACCACAGCCCTGACCGGTAACACGGGCGCACTCACCACGACCAGCCCCACCGTCAAGGTCCTCGATCAGTTCGGGCGTCCGATGGCCGGAGTTCCGGTAACGTGGGAAGCGGAGTCGGGCCAGGGCTGGGTCTTCCCCCATGCATCAGCAACAGATGCCCAGGGCCAGGCCCTCGCGGACTGGGTTCTCGGTGATGCCCCTCAACAGGTGCTCACCGCCCGGGTTGCTGGGTTGCCCGACGTCACTTGGAAGGGCACGGCCGCGCCTCTGGCCACTCAAGCGAACAGCGTCCACCTGAACTTCGATACGCCGGCGGCCACGGCATACCGGATCAGCATCCAGCCGGTCAAAGCGGTCCGTGACACGTACTTCGCAGCAGCGACGATTCAGGACGCCTATTTCGGCTTGCAGCGGCATGGAGACGGGAGCAGCGGCATTCTGATCTTCAGCGTGTGGGACACGACGGGCCCGGCCACCGTGATCCGTCCAGGTAACGGCACGTACTGCCTGGACTTCGGGAATGAAGGCACCGGGAAATCCTGCCGTTTGCCCCTCCAATGGTCGCTGGGCGAGCGTTTCACCTTTGAGGTCACCGTTACCCCTGTCGGAAATGACGCTGACCTGACCGTCATCGTGACGCGCGGAAACGGTCAGCGTATTGACCTGGGCACCATCCGGCACACGGGAGCGGTAAAGCTCAACCATGCCTACTCCTTTACAGAGGATTACGGTCCGGCCAGCGCTTCGTGTCTCGCCACCGGTGAGCGACTGACACGAATCAGTCCCCTTGAGGCTCTTGTGAACGGGCAGTGGCAGACATTCAAGACCGGACGGTTCACCAGCTATTATCCGCGGACCCGTTGCGGCAACATCTACTTCGGGAATCAAGAGGGGGACTTCCTTCTGGGCACTGGCGGGCGGCTCGTCAGCGATCCGAAGGTCCAGCAGGTCACTTTGCCCTGA
- a CDS encoding caspase family protein — MQSAAILIGLNTYPDTARVTALRGAVNDCLDMADMFTRHRLVAPDNVYTYLYDTSAPPTPPPQSRTLVPPAQVMGNGTVGRDTLISILGDTVNRLGRDGFERLYIYLSGHGGDITNAIPPVSALIWTDFTSQNGFSNLGLLVTDHLQNIVHNAPRIREAVIITDCCRLPLPALTQLPMLGPAPAWKPGTRCLTIKSAVHSQPSVESALPGSDRFVGEFTRALIDVIDEAMTTPGTVLWRDICDRVAATGAGRRIEYQQLASYPLMELRPEPDANPSIPDSAPAALRPGRPGTTGAVDRAVPARLWKEIQAIYDQRPLVNGIDSLHQLFPYLNEEQRRLLQLARDILSTEGTPSATTVLARDITAVQVAAVQQFLNDQIWHADPLHTVAAPSQQDGFNMNVTGVQPYHKGDAATIRLEVTRPPSSHSPGVQFYNHPTTVPVYLDVPFVTDTVTVELDLWGVYTVVAQVYGGPLLKLDLATIRDIPEKIRLR; from the coding sequence ATGCAGAGCGCCGCCATCCTCATTGGCCTGAACACCTACCCTGACACGGCCAGGGTCACAGCGTTGCGGGGGGCCGTGAACGACTGCCTGGACATGGCCGACATGTTCACCCGGCACAGGCTGGTGGCTCCGGACAACGTGTACACCTACCTGTACGACACCAGCGCGCCCCCCACGCCCCCACCACAGAGCCGGACGCTCGTCCCCCCTGCGCAGGTGATGGGCAACGGTACCGTCGGGAGAGACACCCTCATCAGCATCCTTGGAGACACCGTCAACAGGCTGGGACGCGACGGGTTCGAGCGGCTCTACATCTACCTCTCCGGGCACGGGGGAGATATCACGAACGCTATCCCCCCCGTCTCCGCCCTGATCTGGACGGATTTCACCAGTCAGAACGGCTTCTCCAACCTGGGCCTGCTGGTGACCGACCACCTGCAGAACATTGTTCACAATGCCCCCCGGATCAGGGAGGCCGTGATCATCACGGACTGCTGCCGTCTCCCCCTGCCCGCCCTGACGCAGCTTCCGATGCTCGGCCCGGCCCCTGCGTGGAAGCCGGGAACGCGTTGCCTCACCATCAAGTCCGCTGTTCACAGTCAGCCGTCTGTTGAAAGTGCCCTCCCTGGTTCAGACCGCTTCGTGGGCGAATTCACCCGTGCCCTCATCGACGTGATTGATGAGGCAATGACGACACCTGGAACAGTGCTGTGGCGCGACATCTGCGACCGGGTGGCGGCCACCGGGGCGGGCCGCCGCATCGAGTACCAGCAGCTTGCCTCTTATCCCCTGATGGAACTGAGACCTGAACCGGACGCGAACCCTTCCATCCCGGACAGTGCGCCGGCCGCCCTGCGCCCGGGGCGGCCTGGAACAACCGGCGCCGTCGACCGGGCCGTGCCTGCCCGGCTGTGGAAGGAGATTCAGGCCATCTACGACCAACGTCCCCTCGTGAACGGCATTGACAGCCTTCATCAACTGTTCCCGTACCTGAACGAAGAGCAGCGGCGCCTCCTGCAACTGGCGCGTGACATTCTGAGTACGGAAGGCACCCCCTCCGCCACGACCGTCCTCGCCCGCGACATCACTGCGGTGCAGGTGGCGGCGGTACAGCAGTTTCTGAATGACCAGATCTGGCACGCTGATCCCTTACACACTGTGGCGGCCCCCAGTCAGCAGGACGGGTTCAACATGAACGTGACGGGCGTACAGCCGTACCACAAGGGCGACGCAGCGACCATCCGGCTCGAGGTGACGCGGCCTCCTTCCAGCCACTCCCCGGGCGTCCAGTTCTACAACCATCCCACCACCGTACCGGTCTACCTGGATGTCCCGTTCGTTACGGATACGGTCACCGTCGAACTTGACCTGTGGGGCGTCTACACGGTCGTCGCACAGGTTTACGGCGGGCCCCTGCTGAAACTTGACCTGGCAACCATCCGGGACATTCCGGAGAAGATCCGCCTGAGATAG
- a CDS encoding ArsR/SmtB family transcription factor, with product MSEKAFPIPDVLKSYSALDKLTWLYVREHPGKLYVQDLVDAYGHHYQTFSESLQLLRQVGLIVTVREGGMVGRGGREAGEYRVATGDELSSVPTYTPAMKPRRAAKRPEDKASSDTGAAPGRGRRKATPDLQ from the coding sequence ATGTCCGAGAAGGCCTTCCCCATTCCTGACGTGCTCAAGAGCTATTCCGCCCTGGACAAGCTCACCTGGCTGTACGTCCGTGAGCACCCCGGCAAGCTGTACGTGCAGGACCTCGTGGACGCGTATGGTCACCACTACCAGACGTTCTCCGAGAGCCTTCAGCTGCTGCGCCAGGTCGGGTTGATCGTGACCGTGCGCGAAGGCGGCATGGTGGGGCGGGGCGGCCGGGAAGCCGGGGAGTACCGGGTGGCCACCGGGGATGAGCTGAGCAGCGTGCCCACCTACACGCCCGCGATGAAGCCCAGGCGAGCGGCAAAGCGGCCGGAGGACAAGGCCAGCAGTGACACGGGTGCAGCACCCGGACGTGGCCGCAGGAAGGCCACACCCGACCTGCAGTGA
- a CDS encoding bifunctional DNA primase/polymerase: protein MLISPAVPTHCHRPLTSPSNDLLRAAEGYVAAGVSIIPTGVSGDFAKRPHYDALKKTDHCSWDEGEQKWKATFMALRERLPRAEELRAWFEVHRAPGLAMVTGRVSGLIALDFDGEAGAALLRQLGWDAHVRTPSGGFHVYCKHPGWPVATLNSRSKKTLPRGLDVRADGGLAMLPPTVTPTGAYERLSATRLLQRCHIPREIEVDGQPYRLRELLGLDCAPEDRPGPPRAAAQAPVFGAPDGDGTQGAPHTRIDYQILVEHALRMVDHRGRNDAGFWLCCQLRDNDFSREEALEIGPYWLSLLPLTNTRGRREAYLPAHFEASVRSAYRTVPAGRQSRPWIKGYGRST, encoded by the coding sequence ATGTTGATCTCTCCCGCAGTCCCCACCCATTGCCACAGGCCCCTCACGTCCCCGTCCAACGACCTGCTGCGCGCCGCTGAGGGGTACGTGGCCGCGGGCGTGAGCATCATCCCCACAGGCGTATCCGGCGACTTTGCCAAGCGCCCCCACTACGACGCCCTCAAAAAGACCGATCACTGCTCCTGGGACGAAGGCGAGCAGAAGTGGAAGGCGACCTTCATGGCCCTTCGTGAGCGCCTCCCCCGCGCGGAGGAGCTGCGCGCCTGGTTCGAGGTGCACCGCGCGCCGGGGCTGGCGATGGTGACCGGCCGGGTCTCCGGACTGATCGCCCTGGACTTCGATGGAGAGGCGGGAGCGGCGCTGCTCCGGCAGTTGGGCTGGGACGCCCACGTGCGGACGCCCAGCGGTGGATTCCACGTCTACTGCAAACACCCCGGCTGGCCGGTCGCCACCCTGAACAGCCGGTCGAAGAAGACGCTGCCCCGGGGTCTGGACGTGCGGGCGGACGGTGGGCTGGCGATGCTGCCGCCGACCGTCACGCCGACCGGGGCGTATGAACGGCTGTCCGCAACAAGACTGCTCCAGCGCTGTCACATTCCGCGGGAGATCGAGGTGGACGGCCAGCCCTACCGCCTGCGCGAGCTGCTGGGTCTGGACTGTGCGCCCGAGGACCGGCCCGGGCCGCCCCGCGCGGCCGCCCAGGCACCCGTGTTCGGGGCGCCGGACGGGGACGGAACGCAGGGCGCGCCGCACACACGGATCGATTACCAGATCCTGGTCGAGCATGCCCTGCGGATGGTGGATCACCGTGGTCGCAACGACGCTGGATTCTGGCTGTGCTGCCAGCTGCGTGACAACGACTTCAGCCGGGAAGAGGCGCTGGAGATCGGGCCATACTGGCTGTCGCTGCTGCCCCTGACCAACACCAGGGGCCGCCGGGAGGCCTACCTGCCAGCCCATTTCGAAGCCTCTGTGCGTAGCGCCTACCGGACGGTGCCCGCGGGCCGTCAGTCGCGGCCCTGGATCAAGGGATACGGCCGCTCCACCTGA
- a CDS encoding ParA family protein → MGTVVISVASEKGGVGKSTTAVALASHLSSKGRTLLLDADERLRSAWNWTTKNEGYTWPFTTQIHSEFMAQEGGEEYDYIIIDTKGGEDELIELARNSTLVVIPTKPDGVSADGLVATLQSLMEQNVTNYRVLLTDVPPPPNSDGLDMKLELDNAGVPVFGHTIRHAVAVSKAAREGVSVRDVKGDRYAKLVWMDYELIAREVLRHVG, encoded by the coding sequence ATGGGAACAGTCGTGATCAGTGTGGCCTCGGAAAAGGGTGGTGTCGGCAAGAGCACGACCGCCGTTGCCCTCGCCTCTCACCTCTCCAGCAAGGGGCGCACGCTGCTGCTGGACGCCGACGAGCGCCTGCGCTCCGCGTGGAACTGGACCACCAAGAACGAAGGGTACACCTGGCCCTTCACGACCCAGATCCACTCCGAGTTCATGGCCCAGGAAGGCGGCGAGGAGTACGACTACATCATCATCGACACCAAGGGCGGTGAAGACGAGCTGATCGAACTGGCCCGCAACAGCACGCTGGTCGTCATCCCGACCAAACCCGACGGCGTGAGTGCCGACGGCCTGGTGGCCACGCTGCAGTCCCTGATGGAGCAGAACGTCACCAACTACCGCGTCCTGCTGACCGACGTGCCCCCACCGCCCAACAGCGACGGACTGGACATGAAACTGGAACTGGACAACGCCGGGGTGCCGGTCTTCGGGCACACCATCCGGCACGCCGTGGCTGTCAGCAAGGCGGCGCGCGAGGGCGTCAGTGTCCGCGACGTCAAGGGCGACCGGTACGCGAAGCTGGTCTGGATGGATTACGAGCTGATCGCCCGGGAGGTGCTGCGTCATGTCGGGTGA
- a CDS encoding ArdC family protein, translating into MTYKKPSTPEEREAARAASQEITQDLIKRIDTRVKRLSEQLGAGASAELLTFMRFSARFHTYSLNNQLLIWMQAPEAAHVAGFHAWKDLGRKVRKGAKAVRVLAPLVVPDREAPPLLSGKPAQKVVGFKYMSVFADYDTEGDPIPTCSAWVVQGGDEGTRDLLRALSGAAPVPVEWQDGEGRGAHGWTDGGRIVLNRAKCALEPAHAVRVFFHEWAHVELHFQGQGKRPEELPDRATRELEADACAYVLSSFYGIEAAAQVSDYITGWGGDAQKLQGSLTRIQRAVSHILGTLEQRAQALPQAAA; encoded by the coding sequence ATGACGTACAAGAAGCCCAGCACGCCCGAGGAACGCGAAGCCGCCCGCGCCGCTTCCCAGGAGATCACCCAGGACCTGATCAAGCGCATCGATACGCGCGTCAAGCGGCTGTCCGAACAGCTGGGAGCGGGGGCCAGCGCGGAGCTGCTGACCTTCATGCGCTTTTCTGCCCGCTTCCACACGTACAGCCTGAACAATCAGCTGCTGATCTGGATGCAGGCCCCCGAAGCGGCCCACGTGGCCGGGTTCCATGCGTGGAAGGACTTAGGCCGCAAGGTCAGGAAGGGCGCGAAGGCCGTGCGGGTGCTGGCCCCGCTCGTGGTCCCTGACCGCGAGGCGCCGCCCCTGCTCAGCGGCAAGCCCGCGCAGAAGGTGGTGGGCTTCAAGTACATGAGCGTGTTTGCCGATTACGACACCGAAGGCGACCCCATCCCGACCTGTTCCGCATGGGTGGTGCAGGGCGGCGACGAGGGCACGCGCGACCTCCTGCGCGCCCTGTCGGGCGCCGCCCCCGTGCCGGTCGAGTGGCAGGACGGCGAAGGCCGCGGAGCGCACGGCTGGACAGACGGCGGGCGGATCGTGCTCAACCGCGCCAAGTGCGCCCTGGAGCCCGCGCACGCCGTCCGCGTGTTCTTCCATGAGTGGGCGCACGTCGAGCTGCACTTTCAGGGCCAGGGGAAACGCCCCGAGGAGCTGCCCGACCGGGCCACGCGGGAACTGGAGGCCGACGCCTGCGCGTACGTGCTGTCGAGTTTCTACGGCATCGAGGCGGCCGCCCAGGTCAGCGACTACATCACCGGTTGGGGCGGGGACGCGCAGAAGCTGCAGGGCAGCCTGACCCGCATTCAGCGCGCGGTGTCTCACATCCTGGGCACGCTGGAGCAGCGCGCCCAGGCGCTCCCGCAGGCCGCCGCCTGA
- a CDS encoding site-specific integrase, translating into MSYRGLASYSDPVTGQRKRRSVSRPTQAEAERALRTLLQTLPETDWRKPRTATCPALPPAPDPASLHAFLLRWLAYKERDVRPSTYRLYVVALQPVLPVLGSRPLAEVQVLDIEELVKVLHHERGPQGAGRCLHILRMALRQAVRWQLVPVNVAQDIRKPKTSRRETLVWTPAQAARFLQTAREHRLYPLFVLALSTGMRRGELLALHWGDVDLASRELTIRHNLVKDAAGHYEIGTPKTDAGHRRILLAEDVTVILREHRKLESRAGRAPGPDELMFTAASGNHVQGRHLDRTYQSLTEQAGLPGIRFHDLRHTAASLLIRRGVPPKVVADRLGHADASFTLKVYTHVYDDQRVAAALPLSELLNTAAAPGAAALPPAGPERQAGMDALKELHGALGRFLENAPDWARKSLTGLIRSTE; encoded by the coding sequence GTGAGTTACCGCGGTCTGGCCAGCTACTCCGATCCCGTCACCGGTCAGCGGAAACGCCGCTCGGTCAGCCGGCCCACCCAGGCGGAAGCGGAGCGTGCCCTGCGCACACTCCTGCAAACGCTGCCTGAAACCGACTGGAGAAAGCCTCGGACCGCCACCTGCCCTGCCCTCCCACCTGCGCCGGATCCGGCGTCCCTGCATGCCTTCCTTCTGCGCTGGCTCGCGTACAAGGAACGGGACGTACGGCCGTCCACCTACCGCCTGTACGTGGTGGCCCTGCAACCGGTCCTGCCGGTCCTCGGGTCCCGTCCCCTGGCGGAGGTACAGGTTCTCGACATCGAGGAGTTGGTCAAGGTCCTCCACCATGAACGCGGCCCCCAGGGTGCGGGGCGGTGCCTGCACATCCTGCGCATGGCGCTGCGGCAGGCAGTCCGCTGGCAACTCGTGCCCGTCAACGTTGCGCAGGACATCCGGAAACCGAAGACTTCCCGGCGGGAGACACTGGTCTGGACGCCTGCCCAGGCGGCCCGGTTCCTGCAGACGGCGCGTGAGCACCGCCTGTATCCGCTGTTCGTCCTGGCCCTCAGTACCGGAATGCGCCGGGGCGAACTGCTCGCACTCCACTGGGGGGACGTGGATCTGGCCAGCCGGGAACTCACCATCCGGCACAACCTCGTCAAGGACGCGGCCGGCCACTATGAAATCGGCACGCCGAAAACCGACGCGGGGCACCGCCGTATCCTGCTCGCCGAAGACGTCACCGTCATCCTGCGGGAACACCGAAAACTGGAAAGCCGTGCGGGACGCGCACCGGGACCGGACGAGCTCATGTTCACGGCCGCCTCCGGAAACCATGTGCAGGGCCGCCACCTCGACCGCACCTACCAGTCGCTGACGGAACAGGCCGGCCTTCCGGGGATCCGCTTCCATGACCTTCGGCACACGGCGGCGAGTCTGTTGATCCGCCGCGGCGTTCCGCCGAAAGTGGTTGCCGACCGACTCGGGCACGCAGATGCCAGCTTCACGTTGAAGGTCTACACGCATGTGTACGACGACCAGCGGGTGGCGGCCGCGTTACCGCTGAGCGAACTTCTGAACACGGCGGCAGCTCCAGGGGCCGCGGCTCTGCCACCCGCTGGTCCAGAACGGCAGGCCGGGATGGACGCCTTGAAGGAACTGCACGGAGCGCTGGGCCGGTTTCTGGAGAACGCGCCCGACTGGGCCCGGAAATCCCTGACCGGGTTGATCCGGTCTACGGAATGA